In Gigantopelta aegis isolate Gae_Host chromosome 6, Gae_host_genome, whole genome shotgun sequence, the following are encoded in one genomic region:
- the LOC121376225 gene encoding uncharacterized protein LOC121376225: MEDGGARRRLQFCDEHYKNKTFYIDVKTKSMRSRVSSAVTQLGGTVESFLSKDIFMFITDAKTSRLQNCLAKQNLNVSSTTATTSTDISLSNYSAAAGTEGQHFSGVGSQNVSVMSRGRALLMKARENSSKDSKSTNNSVDGLNSCTSSAVTKAFQMGLKIEHAINFLRKCKNVGVAFKVGKKQTNEDLSGFAPLKWDDKNFIKYEDMSKQYRPIFRQLENIPTLYTENYGGSPFDGPTFLHKVQSETTGVRKEMKGRKFTNEKGGYCEMCAIWFTRTLKEHMYCSDHVKFVKNKDNFSTLDTLVSQLPTVSNFLAKFVPSSGFSVDNKNNNDQPPSEVEMLHKSDPTSTIHESMCGLTIESHISANTTSSDSKELVFPNKEPIPLQDVTGDKLYDSNVMNIDTGSTVSSEPLSKEPIPLQEFTGGKLFDSHVLNIDPGPKMFSSDFSQSESPSTVLKDLLSNWTLQDSTKLTSSVEEHHPETLCKLQTVKNDTPTLTCPTVPGDLENYSGTTCSYSSTGMHDNIDLPMSLGTPILSLGCHDDNTTSDVGQLKLKMVYGNGESVPLTQKFRKKLRKVKHKNKENSNIYCSRKTSDTKLKLLKVSVTPLQQKCNLKMFWQVRKTGDCKLVFSSRKRKNVGNDLLQDNRDGETEKDLHSRRLKRQRLVF, translated from the coding sequence ATGGAAGATGGCGGTGCGAGACGAAGGCTACAGTTCTGCGATGaacattacaaaaacaaaactttctaCATCGACGTTAAGACGAAATCCATGCGCAGCAGAGTTTCGTCCGCAGTTACACAACTCGGAGGTACGGTTGAAAGTTTTTTGTCCAAAGACATATTTATGTTCATAACTGACGCGAAAACTTCTCGCTTGCAAAACTGCTTGGCGAAGCAGAACCTAAATGTTAGTTCGACGACGGCCACCACATCGACTGATATTTCACTTTCAAACTATTCCGCGGCCGCTGGGACGGAGGGTCAGCATTTCTCGGGGGTGGGGAGCCAGAACGTTTCAGTGATGAGTCGGGGACGGGCCCTTCTAATGAAAGCCCGAGAAAACAGCAGCAAAGATTCCAAAAGTACCAATAATTCGGTGGATGGTCTCAATAGTTGCACTAGTTCTGCTGTTACAAAGGCATTTCAGATGGGGCTGAAAATTGAACATGCTATAAACTTTTTGAGAAAGTGTAAAAATGTTGGAGTTGCTTTTAAAGTGGGgaaaaagcaaacaaatgaAGATTTGAGTGGTTTTGCACCTTTGAAGTGGGATGATAAAAACTTTATCAAATATGAAGACATGTCAAAACAGTACAGACCTATCTTCAGACAGTTGGAAAATATTCCAACATTGTACACCGAAAACTATGGCGGCTCGCCTTTCGATGGACCAACATTTTTGCACAAAGTTCAGTCAGAAACTACAGGGGTACGCAAAGAAATGAAAGGAAGAAAATTCACCAATGAAAAGGGTGGTTACTGTGAAATGTGTGCCATTTGGTTTACTAGAACATTAAAGGAACACATGTACTGTTCTGATCATGTGAagtttgtgaaaaacaaagACAATTTCTCTACTCTGGACACCCTTGTTAGTCAGCTTCCAACTGTTAGCAACTTCCTGGCAAAGTTTGTTCCAAGCAGTGGCTTCAGTGttgataacaaaaacaataatgatCAACCACCATCAGAAGTCGAAATGCTCCATAAATCTGACCCAACTTCTACAATCCATGAAAGCATGTGTGGACTGACAATAGAAAGTCATATTTCTGCAAACACTACAAGTTCTGATTCCAAAGAGTTGGTGTTTCCTAATAAGGAACCCATCCCTCTTCAAGATGTTACAGGTGATAAATTGTATGACAGTAATGTTATGAACATAGACACTGGCTCAACAGTATCTTCCGAACCCCTCAGTAAAGAACCCATCCCTCTTCAGGAGTTTACAGGTGGTAAATTGTTTGACAGTCATGTTCTGAACATTGATCCTGGGCCAAAAATGTTTTCTTCAGACTTTTCCCAGTCTGAATCGCCATCAACCGTTCTCAAAGACCTCCTGTCAAACTGGACATTACAGGACAGCACCAAACTTACCTCCAGTGTTGAAGAGCATCATCCTGAAACATTATGTAAGCTTCAAACAGTGAAGAATGATACTCCCACATTAACATGCCCTACTGTGCCCGGAGATTTAGAGAATTATTCAGGTACAACATGTAGCTATAGCAGCACTGGAATGCATGATAACATAGATCTGCCAATGTCTCTTGGAACTCCAATTTTGTCACTAGGTTGCCATGACGACAATACTACAAGTGATGTTGGTCAGTTGAAACTCAAGATGGTTTATGGAAATGGGGAATCGGTACCTCTTACACAAAAGTTCCGAAAGAAGTTAAGAaaagtaaaacataaaaataaagagAACAGTAATATCTATTGTAGTCGCAAGACCAGTGACACGAAGTTGAAGCTGTTAAAAGTTTCAGTGACTCCGTTGCAGCAGAAATGTAATCTGAAGATGTTTTGGCAGGTGAGAAAGACGGGAGACTGTAAACTTGTGTTTAGTTCCAGGAAGCGCAAGAATGTCGGGAATGACTTACTCCAGGATAATAGAGATGGAGAGACTGAGAAAGACCTCCATAGTCGACGATTGAAGAGACAGCGacttgtattttaa